A genomic segment from Spinacia oleracea cultivar Varoflay chromosome 3, BTI_SOV_V1, whole genome shotgun sequence encodes:
- the LOC110788658 gene encoding 60S ribosomal protein L2, mitochondrial encodes MKWNSMKPFKKLLVSQGGSTAGRNSAGRITIYHRGGGAKRLQRKVDLKRSTSSMGVVERIEYDPNRSSNLALVRWIEGVHPSNQRDGDKDFSPPQKFTEPITTKVIGQFPLACLAPGLLRSNVFNKNVGGKMSSVKDVFVSAFASKRGKGESLTNIPRAAVSGAKPAVFSSKNGEKVSEDERKFSVSDVQRWRKDSSLWDHKLKRKAAVPWLSFVHDEPVGLAKAALLNDKSGGKSSKNVNMVDRAPLTYILASDKLEAGKVVMNYDWSTRTTRS; translated from the exons ATGAAGTGGAACAGTATGAAGCCCTTTAAGAAGCTATTAGTATCCCAAGGAGGATCAACTGCTG GGCGTAATTCTGCGGGCCGTATTACGATCTACCACCGAGGGGGTGGGGCGAAGAGATTGCAGCGTAAAGTCGATCTAAAGAGGAGCACTTCATCTATGGGTGTGGTAGAGAGGATAGAGTATGATCCCAATCGCTCCTCTAATCTTGCTTTAGTTCGATGGATCGAGGGTGTGCATCCAAGCAATCAAAGGGATGGTGATAAAGACTTCTCTCCTCCACAAAAGTTCACTGAACCTATCACTACAAAAGTAATTGGTCAGTTCCCGTTAGCTTGTTTAGCTCCTGGACTCCTGCGTAGTAATGTATTCAATAAGAATGTTGGGGGAAAAATGAGTAGTGTGAAGGATGTGTTTGTTTCTGCTTTTGCCTCTAAACGTGGAAAAGGAGAGTCTTTAACTAATATCCCCCGAGCAGCTGTATCCGGGGCAAAACCAGCTGTGTTTTCTTCAAAGAATGGAGAGAAAGTCAGTGAAGATGAGAGAAAGTTTTCTGTTTCTGATGTACAAAGGTGGAGGAAAGATAGTAGTCTTTGGGATCATAAACTCAAGCGTAAAGCAGCTGTACCTTGGTTGAGTTTTGTCCATGATGAGCCTGTGGGGCTTGCCAAGGCAGCTCTTCTGAATGACAAGTCAGGTGGGAAGTCGTCCAAGAATGTGAACATGGTTGATCGTGCACCACTCACTTATATATTAGCGAGTGACAAACTGGAAGCGGGGAAGGTTGTGATGAACTATGATTGGTCCACACGCACTACTCGCAGCTGA
- the LOC110788623 gene encoding uncharacterized protein, producing the protein MSTPKTQHSSTESSDGENRLLTSLLPPPPITTAVAAGDPHFRRHHVNSLHTDIISRQLPSEGLSFQLWPAATTLFSLLDTHLLHPHLPCHHILHRRRLRILELGSGTGLVGITAAAILGADVTVTDLPHVIPNLEFNVLANAEIIAAGGGAVVATELSWGNVDQMKVVGKEYDVILGSDVVYHDHLYEVLLDTLKYFLVGEEVVFLMAHLKRWKKEAAFFKKAKKFFDVDVIHRDTPSDGKRVGVIVYRFVGKQISKKKLENGV; encoded by the coding sequence ATGTCAACCCCCAAAACTCAACACTCTAGTACTGAATCTAGTGATGGAGAAAACCGCCTCTTAACTTCCCTCCTCCCTCCTCCACCAATCACCACCGCAGTCGCCGCCGGGGATCCACATTTCCGGCGACACCATGTCAATTCCCTCCACACCGACATCATTAGCCGCCAACTCCCCTCAGAGGGACTATCCTTCCAGCTATGGCCTGCAGCCACCACGCTTTTTTCTCTCCTCGATACCCACCTCCTTCACCCCCACCTCCCCTGCCACCACATCCTCCACCGCCGCCGCCTTCGTATCCTCGAGCTCGGGTCGGGTACTGGCCTTGTTGGGATAACAGCTGCCGCGATCCTTGGCGCTGACGTCACTGTCACGGACCTCCCTCACGTGATCCCTAACCTTGAGTTTAATGTGTTGGCGAATGCGGAGATTATCGCCGCCGGTGGTGGGGCGGTTGTCGCGACGGAGCTGAGCTGGGGGAATGTGGATCAAATGAAGGTGGTTGGGAAAGAGTACGATGTTATCCTGGGGTCTGATGTAGTGTATCATGATCACCTTTATGAGGTGTTGTTGGATACGTTGAAGTATTTTCTGGTGGGGGAAGAGGTGGTGTTTCTGATGGCCCACCTTAAGCGGTGGAAGAAAGAGGCGGCGTTTTTCAAGAAGGCGAAGAAGTTTTTCGACGTGGATGTGATCCACCGTGATACCCCGTCTGACGGGAAGAGAGTCGGTGTAATCGTGTACCGTTTCGTGGGCAAACAAATTTCCAAGAAAAAATTGGAAAATGGTGTTTGA